A single genomic interval of Dehalococcoidia bacterium harbors:
- a CDS encoding FMN-binding glutamate synthase family protein, whose translation MNLRRPNASDATRTANRSKDVVPMSGLCARCLDGCTGNCEVFKATFRGRELIYPGPFGEITAGGDKDYPVDYSHLNIQGYALGAEGLPAGVVGGPDTAIFADVNTETDYG comes from the coding sequence ATGAATCTGCGACGACCAAACGCAAGTGATGCCACTAGAACTGCCAATCGTTCCAAAGATGTAGTGCCCATGAGTGGGCTATGCGCCCGATGCCTTGATGGCTGCACCGGAAACTGTGAGGTGTTCAAGGCAACCTTCCGCGGCAGAGAACTCATCTATCCCGGACCCTTCGGTGAAATCACTGCAGGGGGAGACAAAGATTATCCGGTTGATTACTCACATCTTAATATCCAGGGATATGCCTTAGGAGCTGAGGGACTCCCCGCCGGTGTTGTCGGCGGTCCCGATACTGCAATTTTCGCAGACGTAAATACAGAGACAGATTACGGC
- a CDS encoding HisA/HisF-related TIM barrel protein, which translates to MPCLDVEDGGVVKGIKFIELRDAMDQLVAAQAYYLEGANELVFLVSSK; encoded by the coding sequence ATGCCCTGCCTGGATGTAGAGGATGGCGGGGTAGTCAAGGGGATTAAGTTTATCGAACTGAGGGATGCTATGGACCAGTTAGTGGCTGCACAGGCCTATTACCTAGAGGGCGCAAATGAGCTGGTTTTCCTGGTTTCATCAAAATAG
- a CDS encoding NrpR regulatory domain-containing protein, with translation MIGYERHEVERKVATILKILSESTEPLGARVIARRLSDYGIDLGERAVRYHLKFMDERGLTRLIGRDGRLVTQSGIDELKSAMVGDKVGFVISKIELLAFQTTFNWEERCGRVPVNITLFPKEQFKKALKIMRVAFEAGICVSDLVAVASEGERLVGTTVPEGKIGFATVCSIIINGALLKAGIPMDSKFGGLLQMRSKKSFRFVDLIEYSGSSLDPSEIFITSRMTSVGQVASRGEGKVLANFRQIPALCRPLAEAVISGLSKAGFGGLLIMGDTSQSVGEVPVDLNKIGVIILGGLNPVAAAVEAGIEAESHAMSAVMEYQDLTKLEDLSM, from the coding sequence GTGATAGGGTATGAGCGGCACGAAGTAGAAAGAAAGGTAGCTACCATCCTCAAGATACTGAGCGAGTCCACAGAGCCTCTGGGGGCCAGGGTGATTGCACGGCGACTCAGTGATTATGGCATCGATCTTGGTGAGCGGGCGGTAAGGTACCACCTCAAGTTCATGGATGAGAGGGGTCTTACCCGGCTGATCGGAAGGGATGGGAGGTTAGTTACCCAGTCGGGCATAGACGAGCTAAAGAGCGCTATGGTGGGTGACAAGGTCGGCTTCGTAATAAGTAAGATCGAGCTACTTGCTTTTCAGACAACATTCAATTGGGAGGAGCGCTGCGGTAGAGTCCCGGTCAATATCACCCTTTTCCCCAAGGAGCAATTTAAAAAAGCACTAAAGATTATGAGGGTGGCCTTCGAAGCAGGAATATGTGTAAGTGACCTGGTGGCTGTAGCGAGTGAGGGGGAAAGGCTAGTTGGGACAACCGTTCCTGAAGGCAAGATTGGCTTCGCTACAGTATGTAGTATTATCATTAACGGGGCTTTGCTAAAGGCAGGCATCCCGATGGATTCGAAATTCGGTGGTCTGTTACAGATGAGGAGTAAAAAGTCATTTCGGTTTGTCGATCTAATCGAGTATTCAGGTTCTTCTCTAGACCCCTCGGAGATATTCATCACCAGCAGGATGACCAGTGTTGGGCAGGTAGCCAGTAGGGGTGAAGGGAAGGTGCTGGCCAACTTTCGGCAGATACCGGCTTTATGCCGGCCTCTAGCCGAAGCAGTCATCTCCGGTCTAAGCAAAGCCGGGTTTGGTGGATTGCTGATTATGGGGGACACCAGCCAGTCGGTGGGGGAGGTCCCGGTGGATCTGAACAAGATCGGCGTAATCATTTTGGGGGGACTCAATCCGGTGGCTGCAGCTGTGGAGGCTGGCATAGAGGCCGAGAGCCATGCCATGAGCGCTGTAATGGAGTACCAGGATTTAACCAAACTAGAGGACCTGTCGATGTAA
- the hisF gene encoding imidazole glycerol phosphate synthase subunit HisF has protein sequence MEEVKIIPCLDIKDGRVVKGIKFIDLRDARDPVEAAQTYCLEGADELVFLDIFATVEDRKTRIEWVKRVCDVVTVPFAVGGGVASIVDMEELFNLGVDKVSINTAAVKHPELIEKAARRFGRGKLVVAIDGRKNTMGSNLPRLEVVIKSGNEGTGLNIVEWARKVEKLGAGEILLTSKDADGTKEGYDLEMTKAVAEAVDIPVTASGGAGKLEHLYEAVVVGKASAVLCASVFHFGEISIPQAKKYLADRGIAVRV, from the coding sequence GTGGAAGAGGTAAAGATCATACCCTGCCTGGATATAAAGGATGGCAGGGTAGTCAAGGGGATAAAGTTTATTGACTTGAGGGATGCCCGGGACCCGGTGGAGGCAGCGCAGACCTATTGCCTCGAGGGGGCAGATGAGCTGGTTTTCCTGGACATCTTTGCTACTGTGGAGGATAGAAAGACGAGGATAGAGTGGGTCAAGAGGGTCTGCGATGTGGTTACTGTTCCCTTTGCCGTTGGCGGTGGTGTTGCGAGTATTGTAGATATGGAGGAGTTGTTCAACCTGGGTGTGGACAAGGTCTCAATTAATACCGCTGCGGTGAAGCATCCTGAGCTTATAGAGAAAGCTGCCAGGAGATTTGGGAGGGGGAAGCTAGTTGTTGCCATTGATGGCAGGAAGAATACAATGGGTAGCAACCTTCCGCGGCTTGAGGTAGTAATAAAGAGTGGCAATGAAGGGACGGGGCTTAATATTGTGGAGTGGGCGAGGAAGGTGGAGAAACTGGGTGCAGGAGAGATTTTACTAACAAGCAAGGATGCCGATGGCACAAAGGAGGGCTATGATCTGGAGATGACAAAAGCTGTTGCCGAGGCGGTGGATATTCCGGTTACTGCCTCGGGCGGCGCTGGCAAGCTTGAGCACCTTTATGAAGCGGTAGTTGTGGGCAAGGCCTCGGCAGTTCTGTGTGCATCCGTTTTTCATTTTGGGGAAATATCGATACCTCAGGCAAAGAAGTACCTGGCGGATAGAGGGATAGCGGTAAGGGTTTAG
- a CDS encoding DUF488 domain-containing protein, with protein MALEGTIYTIGTSTRSAEDFTRLLTSRDVAVVVDVRRFPFSRFEHFSSENFSRFLRHADIDYVHMGEVLGGYRRGGYQAFITSSEFSEGMDKLIQIADRSIVALVCAERLPWRCHRRFIGAELEKQGWRVIHIIDEDRDWQSKRTSVGRRSAPSVSRSKYV; from the coding sequence ATGGCACTTGAGGGAACCATTTACACTATCGGCACCAGCACTCGCTCCGCGGAGGATTTCACGCGGCTGCTCACCAGCCGCGACGTAGCAGTTGTAGTCGACGTGAGGAGGTTCCCCTTCAGCAGGTTTGAGCACTTCTCTAGTGAAAATTTTTCCAGATTTTTACGACATGCCGACATCGATTACGTCCATATGGGGGAAGTGCTGGGAGGCTACCGTCGCGGGGGTTACCAGGCCTTCATTACCTCGTCCGAGTTCAGTGAGGGCATGGACAAGCTCATCCAAATAGCCGATAGAAGTATTGTAGCTTTGGTTTGTGCCGAGCGCCTCCCCTGGCGTTGCCATCGCCGCTTTATCGGTGCCGAGCTTGAGAAACAGGGATGGCGAGTTATCCATATTATTGACGAAGATAGGGATTGGCAATCAAAGAGAACTTCTGTGGGTAGAAGGAGCGCTCCCAGTGTGAGCAGATCAAAATATGTTTGA
- a CDS encoding OB-fold domain-containing protein, translating into MAGITSYGAYIPYNRLSREEIYKAWGGFPIPGEKAMASYDEDAVTMGWEAANDCLHGFDPRKIGGLYLATTCSPYKEKQCSTIIATALDMGSEIRTADFANSLRGGTIAIASALDAVKAGSAESIVVTAADTRMPAPGGFVEGSFGDGAAALLIGDKNVIAAISDHYFVSDEFAGEWRADGDTFIRSWEDRMVLDEGYSAILPQAMSGLMKKNKLEAKDFAKVVVSAPIDIRRHGKLTVGLGFGMEQIQEPFFMTVGNTGTAMAMMMLVAALEEAKPGDKILFANYGNGADAFLIEVTDAIKNKKVRDRCATKGYLASKRVLTNYATYLRWRGLVTVERARRPEIPYTSLTALKRSRKEVLRLYGDKCKVCGNVQYQMPFGVGGMTPIRVCYYCQAKDQFEDYRFSDKKGHIFTYSLDQLADVIDPPGSPVFIDFEGGGRGWFELTDRDPDQVKVGMPVEMVLRQMYFDRGIHNYYWKARPVRG; encoded by the coding sequence ATGGCTGGGATTACTTCTTACGGAGCTTATATCCCGTATAATCGGCTAAGTAGGGAGGAGATCTATAAAGCCTGGGGCGGTTTCCCCATACCGGGGGAAAAGGCGATGGCCAGCTACGATGAGGATGCGGTGACCATGGGATGGGAAGCGGCCAACGACTGTTTACATGGTTTCGACCCCAGGAAGATCGGTGGCTTGTATCTTGCTACCACATGTTCTCCATATAAAGAGAAGCAGTGTTCTACCATTATAGCCACGGCTCTCGATATGGGGAGCGAGATCCGAACTGCCGATTTCGCCAACTCGCTACGGGGCGGCACTATCGCTATCGCTTCGGCCCTGGATGCGGTCAAGGCGGGATCGGCCGAGAGCATTGTTGTGACTGCCGCCGACACTCGTATGCCGGCACCGGGCGGTTTTGTCGAGGGGTCCTTCGGTGACGGAGCCGCCGCACTTCTCATTGGAGACAAGAATGTTATAGCCGCTATTTCAGACCACTACTTCGTATCCGACGAATTCGCTGGGGAGTGGCGCGCCGATGGTGACACCTTTATACGTTCTTGGGAGGATAGGATGGTTCTCGATGAGGGCTACTCAGCTATTCTTCCACAGGCGATGTCCGGGTTGATGAAGAAAAATAAGCTTGAAGCCAAGGATTTCGCTAAGGTAGTGGTTAGTGCCCCTATCGATATAAGAAGGCACGGGAAGCTGACAGTAGGGCTCGGCTTCGGCATGGAGCAGATCCAGGAGCCATTCTTTATGACGGTGGGCAATACGGGGACTGCGATGGCCATGATGATGCTTGTCGCCGCTCTGGAAGAGGCCAAGCCAGGTGACAAGATCCTCTTTGCCAACTATGGAAACGGTGCCGATGCCTTCCTCATCGAGGTAACGGATGCGATTAAGAATAAGAAGGTGCGCGACCGGTGTGCCACCAAGGGTTACCTGGCATCGAAGCGGGTACTCACCAATTATGCCACCTACCTTCGATGGCGTGGCCTGGTTACCGTGGAGCGCGCCCGCCGGCCGGAGATTCCCTACACTTCACTGACAGCGCTGAAGCGAAGCCGTAAGGAAGTCCTTCGCCTTTACGGAGATAAGTGCAAGGTCTGTGGCAATGTACAGTACCAGATGCCTTTCGGCGTGGGCGGCATGACGCCCATCAGGGTGTGCTACTACTGCCAGGCCAAGGATCAGTTTGAGGATTACCGCTTCTCCGACAAGAAAGGCCATATCTTCACCTATTCTCTCGACCAACTGGCGGACGTTATTGATCCGCCGGGCTCACCTGTGTTCATAGACTTCGAGGGCGGTGGCCGCGGGTGGTTCGAGCTCACCGATCGTGACCCGGATCAGGTTAAGGTGGGCATGCCGGTGGAGATGGTATTACGGCAGATGTACTTCGACCGCGGGATACATAACTACTACTGGAAAGCGCGGCCGGTAAGAGGCTAA
- a CDS encoding DUF5679 domain-containing protein, with protein MQAYCMKCRKKVEIKNPRSITMKNGRPATQGNCPNCNTKVFRIGKS; from the coding sequence ATGCAAGCATACTGTATGAAGTGCCGGAAGAAGGTAGAGATCAAGAACCCAAGGTCGATAACAATGAAGAATGGGCGCCCAGCAACTCAGGGCAACTGCCCAAATTGCAACACCAAGGTATTTCGAATAGGCAAGTCATAA
- a CDS encoding NAD(P)/FAD-dependent oxidoreductase, with translation MSGRATPGAVITVIGAGVVGLAVAAQVSGKGKDVYILEKNETFGKETSSRNSEIIHAGIYYPEGSLKAETCVDGNAMLYEICRRYGIGHRKTGKLIVATEDEEVGELEELLERGRRNGARGLKVLSRGEINKLEPNIEAVAAIFSPSSGTMDSHTLMRYFLSKAQGAGAKIAYKSNVIGIEKLSDGYEVTVENGSGSFPFKTEILINCAGLYSDRIAQLGGIDINKAGYQLFYCKGEYFSVGNRKNRLIKRLIYPVPQPSRGGLGIHATLDLEGRMRLGPDARYVNEIDYRIDESQRGLFYSSVKAFLPFIESDDLEPEMAGIRPKLQGPGDDFRDFVIRHEQDRGLPGFINLIGIESPGLTSAPAIARYVESMVKEIL, from the coding sequence ATGTCTGGCAGGGCAACACCTGGAGCTGTAATAACGGTAATCGGAGCGGGGGTAGTGGGGTTGGCCGTGGCGGCTCAAGTATCTGGCAAGGGCAAGGACGTTTATATTCTGGAGAAGAACGAGACTTTTGGGAAAGAGACGAGCAGTAGGAATAGCGAGATCATCCATGCAGGCATTTATTACCCTGAAGGTTCGTTGAAGGCGGAGACGTGTGTTGACGGCAATGCCATGCTGTACGAAATTTGCCGGCGGTATGGAATAGGCCATAGGAAGACAGGCAAACTCATTGTAGCGACCGAGGATGAGGAGGTGGGGGAATTGGAGGAATTACTGGAACGGGGAAGAAGGAATGGAGCTAGGGGACTTAAAGTGCTTTCAAGGGGTGAGATTAACAAACTGGAACCAAATATCGAAGCGGTGGCTGCCATTTTCTCCCCTTCGAGCGGGACCATGGACTCACACACTTTGATGAGGTACTTTCTCAGTAAGGCGCAAGGAGCAGGTGCCAAAATAGCCTACAAGTCAAATGTTATTGGAATAGAGAAGCTCTCTGATGGATATGAGGTGACGGTAGAGAATGGCTCCGGATCCTTTCCGTTTAAAACAGAAATCCTGATAAATTGTGCTGGCTTATACTCCGATAGAATAGCACAGCTTGGGGGAATAGATATAAACAAAGCAGGGTATCAACTGTTCTATTGCAAAGGGGAATATTTCAGTGTAGGTAACCGTAAAAACAGGTTAATTAAAAGGCTCATCTATCCGGTACCCCAGCCTAGTAGAGGGGGGCTGGGAATCCATGCTACCCTGGACCTTGAAGGGAGGATGCGGTTGGGGCCAGATGCCCGATACGTAAATGAAATCGACTACAGGATTGATGAGTCACAAAGAGGACTTTTCTATAGCTCGGTTAAGGCCTTTCTCCCTTTTATAGAGAGTGATGACCTGGAGCCGGAAATGGCGGGTATCAGGCCCAAGCTTCAAGGCCCGGGAGACGATTTTCGGGACTTCGTGATTAGACATGAGCAGGACAGAGGCCTACCGGGATTTATAAACCTGATCGGCATCGAATCGCCAGGTTTAACCAGCGCACCGGCGATCGCAAGATATGTTGAAAGCATGGTAAAGGAGATATTATGA
- the purQ gene encoding phosphoribosylformylglycinamidine synthase I: MARVKTLILRAPGTNCDGETAFALEQAGSQVESVHINELVRVPELLFHYQIMVIPGGFTYGDDISGGKILANELKLKLGDEIRKFVADGRLILGICNGFQVMVKAGILPQSSPLTLAGNDSGRFECRWVYLRVNENSPCIFTRGISTMYLPVAHGEGKVVMIEDGMLNVALYYADENGNINAGYPYNPNGSIDDIAGICDASGRIFALMPHPERFVRWSQHPRWTREPARERGDGFRIFLNAVAWAKTI, encoded by the coding sequence ATGGCTAGGGTGAAGACACTGATACTACGCGCCCCGGGGACAAACTGTGACGGGGAAACAGCGTTTGCCCTTGAACAGGCTGGATCACAGGTCGAGTCAGTACATATTAACGAGCTTGTACGAGTCCCCGAACTCCTTTTTCATTACCAGATAATGGTCATCCCCGGTGGTTTTACCTATGGCGATGACATCTCAGGCGGTAAAATCCTGGCCAATGAACTAAAGTTGAAGCTGGGCGATGAGATACGAAAGTTCGTTGCGGATGGAAGGCTCATCCTTGGGATCTGCAATGGTTTTCAGGTCATGGTGAAAGCGGGGATTCTGCCCCAATCATCGCCATTAACCCTGGCAGGCAACGATTCGGGCCGGTTCGAGTGCCGCTGGGTATATCTCCGCGTCAATGAGAACAGCCCCTGCATATTCACCCGGGGGATAAGCACCATGTACCTACCTGTGGCTCACGGTGAGGGTAAGGTGGTAATGATTGAAGACGGGATGCTAAATGTCGCCCTATATTACGCCGATGAGAATGGAAATATTAACGCGGGCTATCCCTATAATCCAAATGGCTCAATAGACGATATAGCCGGCATCTGCGATGCTTCGGGGCGTATTTTTGCGCTAATGCCGCATCCGGAGCGCTTTGTCCGCTGGTCGCAGCACCCGCGGTGGACAAGGGAGCCAGCTAGAGAACGTGGGGACGGCTTTCGCATCTTTTTAAACGCCGTGGCATGGGCCAAAACCATTTGA
- a CDS encoding acetyl-CoA acetyltransferase, whose translation MAESIKDKIAIIGMGCTKFGELWNKSSSDLMVDAAYEAYEDAGVEPKDIDAAWVGNWQEVSGMAGLGLAGLRLQYKPITRVENMCATGTDALRNAAYAVACGAVDIALAVGAEKLKDMGIAGLISTAPGGTAGVGGVATTAPAIFAMLATRYFDRYNLSPDEGKRMLAHVSVKSHHNGNMNPKAHFHRELTIDQVMNAPIIAWPLGLFDCCGVSDGGAAAIVVRAADAKKFRTDPVYIKSVQMCVGPAEGPVRNDYDFTHVEETYRAGLAAYAEAGVKNPREEISMAEVHDCFSITEATIMEDLQFSKRGHMRDDIESGFFDIDGGLPVQPDGGLKCFGHPVGASGLRMIYEMYLQLQGKAGPRQLKNPKLGLTHNMGGMPPACTVAIAIVGLA comes from the coding sequence ATGGCAGAGAGTATAAAGGATAAGATAGCCATAATTGGAATGGGCTGCACCAAGTTTGGTGAGCTATGGAATAAGAGCTCCAGCGACCTGATGGTCGATGCTGCCTATGAGGCCTATGAGGATGCGGGGGTCGAGCCCAAGGATATCGACGCGGCCTGGGTGGGGAACTGGCAGGAGGTGAGCGGAATGGCCGGGCTGGGTCTGGCCGGCCTCCGGCTCCAGTATAAGCCGATAACCAGGGTGGAGAATATGTGCGCCACCGGCACAGACGCGCTGCGAAATGCTGCCTATGCGGTAGCCTGCGGCGCGGTTGATATCGCACTGGCGGTGGGCGCGGAGAAGCTGAAGGACATGGGCATCGCTGGCCTCATTTCCACTGCCCCGGGGGGTACTGCGGGCGTGGGAGGTGTGGCCACCACCGCGCCGGCCATCTTTGCCATGCTGGCAACCAGGTACTTCGACCGCTACAACCTCAGCCCGGACGAGGGAAAGAGGATGCTGGCACATGTTTCGGTTAAGAGCCATCATAATGGCAATATGAATCCCAAAGCCCATTTTCACCGAGAGCTTACCATTGATCAGGTAATGAACGCCCCGATAATTGCCTGGCCGCTGGGTCTCTTCGACTGCTGCGGCGTGAGCGATGGCGGAGCAGCTGCTATTGTAGTGCGCGCCGCGGATGCGAAGAAGTTCAGGACTGATCCAGTCTACATTAAGTCAGTACAGATGTGCGTGGGCCCTGCCGAAGGCCCGGTGAGGAACGATTACGACTTCACCCATGTGGAGGAGACATATCGCGCTGGGCTGGCGGCCTATGCCGAGGCGGGAGTAAAGAATCCGCGCGAGGAGATCAGCATGGCCGAGGTCCACGATTGCTTCTCAATAACCGAGGCCACGATTATGGAGGATCTCCAGTTCAGTAAGCGTGGACATATGAGGGATGACATCGAGAGTGGATTCTTCGATATCGATGGAGGGTTGCCGGTGCAGCCTGATGGTGGTCTCAAATGTTTTGGTCACCCCGTCGGTGCTAGCGGGCTGAGGATGATATATGAGATGTATCTGCAACTTCAGGGAAAGGCCGGCCCACGGCAGTTAAAGAACCCCAAGTTAGGGTTGACCCATAACATGGGGGGGATGCCACCGGCTTGCACAGTCGCAATTGCCATCGTAGGGCTAGCATAA
- the purL gene encoding phosphoribosylformylglycinamidine synthase subunit PurL: MFFIAVWVKAGLPDPRGDALQKDIQDLGIITVTQARVRDIYLLEGRLSEAEVDRICQELLADPVVQEYGYGEAPTSPGQQAHVIEVAYNPGVMDPVEESINKGIRDLGISTVDRVKTAKRYFLWGELSKQELETICDKLLVNPVIQHVVTRREALSLPPATYDFSLESIELLGLDDAALTELSKNRLWLNLSEMKRIQGYFSGLGRNPTDIELETLAQTWSEHCVHKTFKGKIKLGQLVIDNLLKSTIMRVTDELDKPWCLSVFEDNAGVIDFDGRYAICFKVETHNHPSAVEPYGGASTGIGGVIRDPLGTGLGSKPILNTDVFCFAPPDLPYQSLPPGVLHPRRIFKGVRAGVADYANRLGIPTLNGAILFDERYIGNPLVFCGTIGLLPKGMSQRGQQQPGDLVVLVGGNTGRDGIHGVTFASGELTADSEAVSSSSVQIGNPMVEKKLIDVLLKARDQRLYRRITDCGGGGLSSAVGEMARETGVRVYLERVPLKYTGLSYTEIWLSESQERMVLAAPPSAADQLIHLFASEDVAATVIGEFTDNHRLQLFYNGDLVGDLDMEFLHNGLPQLYREAVWETPHHAEPDFPEPPDLGKELLSILRSWNVCSKEWVIRQYDHEVQGGSVLKPLVGVNSDGPGDAAIIRPLLDSDMGIIVSNGINPKYGDIDPYWMAASAIDEALRQIVAVGGSLRRVALLDNFCWGNPEKPDRLGSLVRAAQACYDMAIAYETPFISGKDSLYNEYETKKGSICIPPTLLISAVAVMEQVERAISMDCKKEGNLIYIVGTTYDELGGSHYYGIHGFVGNNVPRVNPRRGKRLMDALSASIDKGLVRACHDLSEGGLGVAAAEMAFAGELGMGIHLAKVPLGSLMNRDDLILFSESNTRFLLEVTPKDRHQFEKMMARFDCAAIGKVTSDRILKIYGLSGEQVLSTPLAELKEAWQNPLRW; the protein is encoded by the coding sequence TTGTTTTTTATCGCTGTCTGGGTAAAGGCAGGTCTCCCCGACCCAAGGGGAGATGCACTGCAAAAGGACATCCAAGACCTTGGAATCATCACGGTGACACAGGCCAGGGTCAGGGACATATATCTACTGGAGGGCAGGTTATCCGAAGCTGAGGTGGATCGAATCTGTCAGGAGCTACTGGCTGATCCTGTGGTCCAGGAGTATGGCTATGGTGAAGCACCCACATCCCCGGGCCAGCAAGCTCATGTCATCGAGGTTGCTTACAACCCCGGCGTCATGGACCCCGTAGAGGAGAGCATTAACAAGGGAATCCGTGACCTGGGCATCTCCACCGTTGACCGGGTAAAAACGGCTAAAAGATACTTCCTATGGGGTGAGCTATCCAAGCAGGAGCTTGAAACCATCTGTGATAAGCTGCTGGTTAATCCGGTTATCCAACACGTGGTCACGAGGCGGGAGGCGCTCTCCCTGCCGCCTGCCACCTATGATTTCTCTCTTGAGTCCATCGAACTACTGGGGCTAGACGATGCAGCGCTAACGGAGCTCAGTAAAAACAGGCTCTGGTTGAATTTGAGCGAAATGAAGCGTATCCAGGGCTATTTCTCCGGGTTAGGCCGCAACCCCACGGATATTGAACTGGAAACCCTGGCGCAAACCTGGTCCGAGCACTGTGTCCATAAAACATTTAAGGGAAAGATAAAGCTGGGACAGCTAGTTATCGACAACCTGCTTAAGAGCACGATCATGAGGGTTACAGATGAACTGGATAAGCCCTGGTGCCTTTCGGTCTTTGAGGACAACGCCGGGGTAATAGATTTCGACGGCCGCTACGCAATCTGTTTCAAGGTTGAGACGCACAATCACCCCTCAGCGGTGGAGCCCTATGGCGGAGCATCTACGGGAATCGGCGGGGTTATACGCGACCCGCTTGGCACTGGGTTGGGATCAAAACCCATCCTGAACACCGATGTGTTCTGCTTTGCCCCACCCGATCTCCCCTACCAGAGTCTGCCCCCGGGTGTGCTCCACCCCCGCCGCATTTTCAAAGGGGTCCGCGCCGGGGTAGCCGACTATGCCAACCGCCTCGGCATCCCCACGCTCAATGGTGCTATACTCTTTGACGAAAGGTATATAGGCAATCCCCTGGTTTTCTGCGGCACAATAGGGCTACTACCCAAGGGCATGAGCCAACGCGGTCAGCAACAACCGGGTGACCTGGTAGTCCTTGTGGGTGGGAACACCGGGCGTGACGGGATCCACGGGGTTACCTTCGCCTCGGGAGAGCTTACCGCAGACTCCGAGGCAGTTTCTTCCAGTTCTGTTCAGATCGGCAATCCAATGGTGGAGAAAAAGCTCATCGATGTCCTGCTTAAGGCACGGGACCAGAGGCTATATCGGCGAATTACCGACTGTGGCGGGGGCGGGCTCTCATCAGCAGTGGGTGAAATGGCCCGAGAGACCGGGGTGCGCGTTTATCTGGAACGTGTCCCCTTGAAATATACCGGTCTCTCCTATACCGAGATATGGCTATCCGAATCACAGGAGCGGATGGTTCTGGCCGCCCCTCCAAGCGCTGCTGACCAGTTGATCCACCTCTTTGCGAGCGAGGATGTAGCAGCGACGGTCATTGGCGAATTCACCGATAACCACCGGCTTCAGCTTTTCTATAATGGCGATCTAGTTGGCGACCTCGATATGGAGTTCCTGCATAACGGTTTGCCGCAACTGTATAGAGAGGCAGTTTGGGAGACACCGCATCATGCTGAGCCCGATTTTCCTGAACCACCTGACTTGGGGAAAGAGCTACTAAGTATCCTGCGCTCGTGGAATGTCTGCAGCAAGGAATGGGTTATCCGCCAGTACGACCACGAGGTGCAAGGTGGCAGTGTGCTCAAGCCCTTAGTAGGTGTAAATAGCGACGGCCCCGGAGATGCCGCCATTATTAGGCCGTTACTCGATTCGGACATGGGTATAATCGTCTCCAATGGCATCAATCCTAAATACGGGGACATCGATCCCTACTGGATGGCTGCCTCCGCCATAGACGAGGCATTGCGGCAGATAGTCGCCGTGGGAGGCAGCCTGCGGAGGGTGGCGCTCTTGGATAACTTCTGCTGGGGCAATCCGGAAAAGCCCGACCGGCTGGGCAGCCTGGTGCGGGCGGCGCAAGCCTGCTATGATATGGCGATTGCCTATGAGACCCCCTTCATATCTGGCAAGGATAGCCTATATAACGAGTATGAGACGAAGAAGGGTAGCATATGTATTCCACCTACGCTCCTCATCTCGGCAGTAGCAGTGATGGAGCAGGTAGAACGGGCGATTTCTATGGACTGTAAAAAGGAAGGCAACCTGATCTACATCGTCGGCACGACCTATGATGAACTGGGTGGCTCTCACTACTACGGCATTCACGGCTTTGTTGGCAATAATGTGCCCCGTGTGAACCCCAGGAGGGGAAAAAGGCTGATGGATGCCCTCAGCGCCTCCATCGACAAAGGCCTGGTGAGGGCGTGCCATGATCTGAGCGAGGGTGGTCTGGGGGTGGCTGCCGCCGAGATGGCCTTCGCCGGGGAACTCGGAATGGGTATCCACCTGGCGAAGGTACCGCTGGGTAGCCTCATGAATAGGGATGATCTCATTCTCTTCTCTGAGTCAAATACCCGCTTTTTACTGGAGGTAACACCTAAGGACAGGCACCAGTTCGAGAAAATGATGGCCAGGTTCGATTGCGCCGCCATCGGTAAGGTTACAAGCGATAGAATCCTCAAGATCTATGGTCTGAGTGGAGAGCAGGTTCTTTCCACGCCGCTTGCCGAACTCAAAGAGGCCTGGCAGAACCCGCTTCGCTGGTAG